One window of the Bradyrhizobium sp. NP1 genome contains the following:
- a CDS encoding response regulator transcription factor, which translates to MRILLVEDETGMAAALTSALKGYDMVVDHVPTLAEAKDVISGDLHRAVLLDRQLPDGDGLSLIPTLRAKAEGVPIIVLTARGELADRIAGLDGGADDYLAKPFAVEELMARLRAVLRRPADMRSDFVKAGRLTFDFHHREADVAGQPLDLPRRELLVLETLLRRLGRTVLRSALEEAVYNFDDEVQPNALDTHISRLRRKLAEAETGVEIHSIRGVGYLLKQTA; encoded by the coding sequence ATGCGAATTCTGCTCGTCGAAGATGAAACCGGAATGGCCGCGGCGCTCACCTCGGCCCTGAAGGGCTATGACATGGTGGTCGACCATGTCCCGACGCTGGCCGAGGCGAAGGACGTGATTTCCGGCGACCTGCATCGCGCGGTGCTGCTCGACCGCCAGCTCCCCGACGGCGACGGCCTTTCGCTGATTCCGACGCTGCGGGCCAAGGCCGAGGGCGTGCCGATCATCGTGCTGACCGCGCGCGGCGAGCTTGCTGACCGCATCGCCGGACTCGACGGCGGCGCCGACGACTATCTGGCAAAGCCCTTCGCGGTCGAGGAACTGATGGCCCGGCTGCGCGCGGTGCTGCGCCGGCCGGCCGACATGCGCTCGGACTTCGTCAAGGCCGGTCGCCTCACCTTCGACTTTCACCATCGCGAGGCCGACGTCGCGGGCCAGCCGCTCGACCTGCCCCGCCGCGAGCTTCTGGTGCTGGAAACGCTGCTGCGGCGGCTCGGCCGCACCGTGCTGCGAAGCGCGCTCGAGGAGGCGGTGTACAATTTCGACGACGAGGTGCAGCCGAACGCGCTCGACACCCACATCTCGAGGCTCCGCCGCAAGCTCGCCGAGGCCGAGACCGGCGTCGAGATTCACTCGATCCGCGGTGTCGGCTATCTCCTGAAGCAGACCGCATGA